In Leptospira bourretii, a genomic segment contains:
- a CDS encoding ATP-binding protein — translation MPPLNAFTRNFIREISVQILVFGFYLFAGKLSLNLSSIDGYSTPVWPPAGLALGFVLLFGKKVWFALFLGAYFTNTNYLPTTESWIQFLISNPQNITISFGNSSAALIGAHFLKKYSNPNLNIFQAHEILIFFILAGPVNALISSIIGSLSLLYFKIIYFEFLFQTWLTWWMGDSIGIIIFTPLLILIWKWYRGEEKLLRLIIFASATMSTFVFTLSIFFVTKNWEKEFIKYRIKSDGQIISTGIENQFLETLRVVKSLGAFLALTEHLNRQNFDQFSKEIIEDANGVAALSWDPLIKHSSRLTSETKMKIDYPESNGIYEKKEERIIPAKEKSDYVFIRYIFPYSENKHAIGFNLLSDPTREKALFSATERKGIEITGKINLVQNLENNLGFLVFYPVTRLNREYGFAVAAVRIATIMNNAVIGNDQNHLCIRIEEASEPNHVEIFSKDCSNTDEKIFSEFLYEHPITIGSHVLNIKTIATKKYFQMNLTNASRFLLIVSSLLTGLLGILILIIMGKEKSIQDIVEKRTFELEKANRVKSEFLANMSHEIRTPMNGVLGMLTLLEQTKIDFEQQDYLDNAKKSVLSLLTIINDILDVSKLENKKLEILPKPTDINKLCKDVVQLFLADAIKKNLEFHINLSGLDSDLHILIDENRLRQILINLIANALKFTSEGSVSLNVSLSNDQKFLIFVVRDTGIGISDENIHKLFNRFVQLEDSRTKKFEGSGLGLYISKQLVNLMGGEIEVHSHLNEGSSFQFTIPFEKTDQKETTIENASTKVINPDQKYHILVAEDNLLNQKFILKIFQKENIEVSLASNGEEVIQLLDASLGHLENRYDMILMDIQMPVLDGMEATKLIRKRDDSYRDIPIIAITANSMDSQLNEYLENGMNGYVKKPIILSELLTTIYKNLT, via the coding sequence ATGCCTCCCTTGAATGCATTCACCAGAAATTTCATTCGGGAAATCAGTGTACAAATTCTGGTATTTGGATTCTATTTATTTGCAGGAAAATTAAGCCTCAATCTTTCCTCTATTGATGGATACAGCACACCGGTTTGGCCACCTGCAGGTTTGGCTCTTGGGTTTGTGTTGTTGTTTGGTAAAAAAGTCTGGTTCGCTTTATTTTTGGGGGCTTATTTTACCAACACCAACTATCTCCCTACAACGGAGAGTTGGATTCAGTTTTTAATTTCTAATCCACAAAACATAACCATTTCATTTGGGAATTCCTCTGCCGCTCTGATAGGTGCTCACTTTTTAAAAAAGTATTCCAACCCAAATTTAAATATCTTCCAAGCTCATGAGATTTTAATCTTTTTTATCTTAGCAGGACCAGTCAACGCTCTCATTTCTTCTATTATCGGAAGTTTGTCTTTATTATATTTTAAAATCATTTACTTCGAATTTTTATTCCAAACTTGGCTTACTTGGTGGATGGGTGACTCAATTGGGATTATCATTTTTACTCCACTATTGATATTGATTTGGAAATGGTATAGAGGTGAAGAAAAATTATTAAGACTGATTATTTTTGCTTCAGCAACAATGAGTACATTTGTTTTTACTCTATCTATTTTTTTTGTTACGAAAAATTGGGAAAAAGAATTTATTAAGTATAGAATCAAATCTGATGGACAAATTATTTCAACAGGAATTGAAAATCAATTTTTAGAAACATTAAGAGTTGTAAAATCATTGGGTGCTTTTTTAGCACTTACCGAACATTTAAATCGTCAAAATTTTGATCAATTTTCTAAAGAGATTATAGAAGATGCAAATGGTGTAGCTGCATTGTCTTGGGATCCTTTGATCAAACATTCTTCACGTTTGACAAGTGAAACAAAAATGAAGATAGATTATCCAGAATCAAATGGTATCTATGAAAAAAAAGAGGAAAGAATCATTCCCGCCAAAGAAAAATCCGATTATGTTTTTATTCGATATATATTTCCTTACTCAGAAAACAAACATGCCATTGGGTTTAATTTATTGTCTGATCCAACAAGAGAAAAGGCATTGTTCAGTGCCACAGAAAGAAAAGGGATCGAAATTACAGGAAAAATCAATCTTGTCCAAAACTTAGAAAACAATTTAGGATTTTTGGTTTTTTATCCAGTGACAAGGTTGAATCGGGAATATGGATTTGCAGTGGCAGCGGTTCGTATCGCCACCATTATGAATAATGCAGTCATTGGAAATGACCAAAACCATTTATGTATTAGAATAGAAGAGGCAAGTGAACCAAACCATGTTGAAATATTTTCAAAAGATTGTTCCAATACAGATGAAAAAATTTTTTCAGAGTTTTTATATGAACATCCAATCACAATCGGTTCTCATGTATTAAATATCAAAACCATTGCCACTAAAAAGTACTTTCAAATGAATCTTACCAATGCATCGCGATTTCTTTTGATCGTATCTTCTTTGTTAACAGGGTTACTCGGAATTTTAATCCTAATTATTATGGGAAAAGAAAAAAGCATTCAGGACATAGTTGAAAAAAGAACTTTTGAATTAGAAAAAGCAAATCGTGTAAAATCTGAGTTTTTAGCAAACATGAGTCATGAAATCCGAACTCCAATGAATGGAGTTTTGGGAATGTTGACATTACTGGAACAAACAAAAATAGATTTTGAACAACAAGACTATTTAGATAATGCAAAAAAGTCTGTTTTATCTCTTTTGACAATCATCAATGATATTTTAGATGTTTCTAAGTTAGAAAATAAAAAGTTAGAGATTCTTCCAAAACCAACGGATATAAACAAATTATGTAAAGATGTGGTTCAGTTGTTTTTAGCGGATGCAATCAAAAAGAATTTAGAGTTTCATATTAATTTATCTGGATTGGATTCTGATTTACATATATTGATTGATGAAAATAGACTTCGCCAAATATTGATTAACCTAATTGCAAATGCATTGAAGTTTACTTCGGAAGGTTCCGTAAGTCTAAATGTTTCATTGAGCAACGATCAAAAATTTCTTATATTTGTAGTAAGAGATACTGGAATCGGAATTTCTGATGAAAACATTCATAAACTGTTTAATCGTTTTGTCCAATTAGAAGATTCACGCACTAAAAAATTTGAAGGTTCTGGACTTGGATTGTACATTTCCAAACAACTTGTAAACTTGATGGGCGGAGAAATCGAAGTTCATAGTCATTTGAATGAAGGTTCCAGTTTTCAATTTACAATTCCATTCGAAAAAACCGACCAAAAAGAAACAACTATTGAAAATGCCAGTACCAAGGTAATTAACCCTGATCAAAAATATCATATTTTGGTCGCAGAAGATAACTTATTAAACCAAAAGTTTATACTAAAAATATTTCAAAAGGAAAATATTGAAGTAAGCCTTGCATCAAATGGAGAAGAAGTAATACAACTGTTAGATGCATCTCTTGGCCACTTGGAAAATCGGTATGATATGATTCTCATGGACATTCAGATGCCTGTCCTTGATGGAATGGAAGCCACTAAACTCATTCGCAAACGAGATGATTCTTATCGTGACATCCCTATCATTGCTATCACTGCAAATAGTATGGATTCCCAATTGAATGAATATCTGGAAAATGGAATGAATGGTTATGTAAAAAAACCAATCATTCTCTCTGAACTTTTGACAACGATATATAAAAATTTGACTTAA
- a CDS encoding SRPBCC family protein yields MKTEQITIQSTIQTNSKKVWDDYTKPEHIIHWNFASDDWQCPWAKNDLRVGGKYSARMEAKDGSFGFEFEATYDKVIDQKLISYTMEDGRRASVTFESLENQTQVTIVFDAEDQNPIEMQRGGWQAILDNFKKYVESN; encoded by the coding sequence ATGAAGACCGAGCAAATTACCATTCAATCAACAATACAAACAAATTCCAAAAAAGTTTGGGACGATTACACCAAACCGGAACATATCATCCATTGGAACTTTGCTTCTGACGATTGGCAATGCCCTTGGGCCAAAAATGATTTACGAGTTGGTGGTAAATACAGCGCAAGAATGGAAGCAAAAGATGGAAGTTTTGGTTTCGAGTTTGAAGCCACATATGACAAAGTGATCGATCAAAAATTAATTAGTTATACAATGGAAGATGGTAGAAGAGCCAGTGTAACATTTGAATCTTTGGAAAACCAAACACAAGTCACCATAGTATTTGATGCGGAAGATCAAAATCCCATTGAAATGCAAAGGGGAGGTTGGCAGGCAATCCTCGATAACTTTAAGAAATATGTAGAGTCCAATTGA
- a CDS encoding SRPBCC family protein — translation MNTTNQLNHNLHLHLTKTIHSSLEKVWEILTSPKYIKEYLYGTEAISEWKEGSSLLFKGVWEGTPYEEKGTILKFQSPHTFKYSYFTAFFGLPDQPENYSIIENHLEEKNGIVTIRLTQTGFTAEDKLKHSEESWNQCLEIIKEIAERR, via the coding sequence ATGAATACAACAAACCAATTGAATCACAATTTACATTTGCATCTGACAAAAACCATTCATTCTAGTTTGGAAAAAGTTTGGGAGATACTTACATCCCCTAAATACATCAAAGAATATTTGTATGGAACTGAGGCTATTTCAGAATGGAAAGAAGGAAGTTCGCTTTTATTTAAAGGAGTGTGGGAAGGAACACCTTATGAAGAAAAAGGAACCATCCTTAAATTCCAATCTCCTCATACATTCAAATATTCTTATTTTACGGCTTTTTTTGGATTACCGGATCAACCTGAAAACTATTCGATCATTGAAAATCACTTGGAAGAGAAAAACGGAATTGTGACTATTCGTTTAACGCAAACTGGATTTACGGCCGAGGACAAATTGAAACATTCGGAAGAAAGTTGGAACCAATGTTTGGAGATCATAAAAGAAATCGCTGAGAGAAGATAA
- a CDS encoding helix-turn-helix domain-containing protein: protein MVREKGKPARGVLRQTKADLVAKHNRFFANEKLDFFIEHYWTVSWDLTNQKPYLAETLPYPSVHIVFEKENSKIFGVTKGRFSTLLQGKGSVFGIKFRPGGFYPFFKKSVSTLTDKKLPLSILSNEEILNLENQIFNLEEETSRVELVETWLEKILINPDPKIPFLNGIIDKIKEDRGIQSVDQIVKLTSMNLRSLQRLFREYVGVSPKWVIQRFRIQEVAERIEKEKTIHYAEMALDLGYYDQAHFIRDFKNTIGLSPEEYLKTLV from the coding sequence ATGGTCAGAGAAAAAGGAAAACCGGCACGAGGAGTTTTACGCCAAACCAAGGCCGACCTGGTCGCAAAACACAATCGGTTTTTTGCCAATGAAAAACTAGATTTTTTTATTGAGCACTATTGGACTGTTAGTTGGGACTTAACAAACCAAAAACCTTATCTTGCAGAAACACTACCTTACCCAAGCGTTCACATTGTATTTGAAAAAGAAAATTCAAAAATTTTTGGAGTCACCAAAGGTAGATTTTCTACCTTATTACAAGGAAAAGGTTCTGTCTTTGGAATCAAATTTCGTCCCGGTGGTTTTTATCCTTTTTTTAAAAAATCAGTTTCTACTCTCACGGACAAAAAATTACCTCTATCGATTCTCTCCAATGAAGAAATTTTAAACCTAGAAAACCAAATTTTTAACTTAGAAGAAGAAACAAGTCGAGTCGAATTGGTTGAAACTTGGTTAGAAAAAATTCTAATCAACCCAGATCCAAAAATCCCTTTTCTCAATGGAATCATAGATAAAATCAAAGAAGATCGAGGGATACAATCGGTAGACCAAATTGTAAAATTGACTTCGATGAACCTTCGAAGTTTACAAAGGTTATTTCGGGAGTATGTGGGAGTTAGTCCAAAATGGGTGATCCAAAGATTTCGCATCCAAGAAGTAGCAGAACGAATTGAAAAAGAAAAAACAATCCATTATGCAGAAATGGCTTTGGATTTAGGTTATTACGATCAGGCACATTTTATAAGAGATTTCAAAAACACAATAGGCTTAAGTCCAGAAGAGTATTTGAAAACGCTTGTTTGA
- the omp85 gene encoding Omp85 family outer membrane protein: MNRSISLVLFSFFVLACFVIPSVLSAQEYMPSAGCEKDPPPKNLPFPMDPSKQLCKKDIEDKREGWYPTGLPLINSDPNEGIGYGVRAYLYDNGKKADPLYYYTPYRMRVFGQYFNTNKNAQYHQVSLDMPFIADTQWRLRADLFLTITPTTLYFGIGEESMKPLSYLDRNQQDGRHIINASYMDQENNLAFYRPGTSSDPVSLGGKTYSGFPQAPGFVVTDKMYNRYTIETPMATTSTERSFVGGTVRLVAGLKFSNNIVRTYDGKLARGVDPLLGGEHTADVPNGKTRLTEDYEGKKIIGYNGGYVNALRVGLVYDTRDFEPDPNSGIFAEATYEKHTKSIGSDYDYQKYFAQTKLFWSPFPKVFDKLVIANRFGLGVTDGEAPFYEYRNMWGTEGLVGGLGGLRTIRGFKQDRFVGRAMGWGNTEVRWKFAEAKFGDEFFAFNLVPFFDYGRVWDDEHKLGWKGYAYSRGLGLRIAWNQATIIMIDYAKSREDEQLFVNFSHVF; the protein is encoded by the coding sequence ATGAACCGATCCATTAGCCTTGTTCTTTTTTCCTTTTTTGTTTTGGCATGTTTTGTCATTCCAAGTGTTCTTTCGGCCCAGGAATATATGCCCAGCGCCGGTTGTGAGAAAGACCCTCCACCGAAAAACCTTCCCTTTCCCATGGATCCTTCAAAACAACTTTGTAAAAAGGATATAGAGGACAAACGAGAAGGTTGGTATCCGACGGGACTCCCTCTCATCAACTCAGATCCGAACGAAGGGATTGGATATGGTGTTCGTGCTTATCTTTACGATAATGGAAAAAAAGCAGATCCACTTTATTATTATACGCCATATCGGATGCGTGTCTTCGGGCAATATTTTAATACAAATAAAAATGCCCAATACCATCAGGTTAGTTTGGACATGCCTTTCATTGCAGACACTCAATGGCGGTTACGTGCTGATTTGTTTCTAACCATTACACCTACCACTCTTTATTTTGGAATTGGTGAAGAGAGTATGAAACCCCTATCTTATTTGGATAGAAACCAACAAGATGGAAGACATATCATAAACGCAAGTTATATGGACCAAGAAAATAACTTGGCTTTTTACCGCCCAGGTACGAGTTCCGATCCAGTAAGTCTTGGAGGAAAAACTTATTCTGGATTTCCGCAAGCACCCGGATTTGTTGTAACAGATAAAATGTACAACCGTTATACGATTGAAACTCCGATGGCAACTACAAGTACAGAACGTTCTTTTGTAGGTGGAACTGTACGTCTTGTTGCAGGTCTAAAATTTTCTAATAACATAGTCAGAACTTATGATGGAAAATTAGCACGTGGTGTGGATCCGCTTCTTGGTGGTGAACATACTGCCGATGTTCCAAACGGAAAAACTCGACTTACAGAAGATTATGAAGGTAAAAAAATAATCGGATATAATGGTGGTTATGTGAATGCTCTTCGTGTTGGGCTTGTTTATGATACAAGAGACTTTGAACCAGATCCCAATTCTGGAATTTTTGCCGAAGCAACGTATGAAAAACATACCAAGTCCATTGGATCTGATTACGATTACCAGAAATACTTTGCGCAAACAAAATTGTTTTGGAGTCCTTTTCCAAAGGTGTTTGATAAGTTAGTCATTGCCAATCGATTTGGATTGGGTGTGACAGATGGGGAAGCTCCTTTTTATGAATATCGAAATATGTGGGGAACGGAAGGACTTGTGGGAGGTCTTGGAGGACTCAGGACCATTCGAGGTTTCAAACAGGATCGATTTGTCGGAAGGGCTATGGGTTGGGGAAACACAGAAGTTCGTTGGAAATTTGCTGAGGCAAAATTTGGAGATGAATTTTTTGCCTTTAATTTAGTTCCTTTTTTTGATTATGGCCGTGTATGGGACGATGAACATAAGTTAGGTTGGAAAGGATATGCTTATTCTCGAGGTCTGGGTTTGCGGATTGCTTGGAACCAAGCAACTATCATTATGATCGATTATGCAAAGTCAAGGGAAGATGAGCAGTTGTTTGTCAACTTTAGCCATGTTTTTTAA
- a CDS encoding methyl-accepting chemotaxis protein, which produces MFAKFFAPKKAMTISDDLFTEVMLRNNKRMFLSFLSILALANVATLSIKLAGKGSDYLTYQSILIEFVLATSILVFGFLLSSKLKTHWSSSYISITGVTLCLLVFQYEIYGATELAATFYISFVLSVLYFNRNASIYNFILIIISEVVLFALRPELIPGGPKSNIIVRFLIFVWVGIGATVGATATRTLLNLAVEKQKEAKKALDNLLHMAKTILNTIDMMKQQIKNQDTISEELKLISEHQATSLSEISTSLQELSSKADSNNKIAKSLYHESETSIQSVNDLKVINETVQTGTGRIYKNLDVVLGYSTDTSEHIHLSINKFNILQEKSTEISDFVSVINDIADKVNLLSLNAAIEAARAGEHGRGFAVVAEEISKLADATTRNSKEISKIIQENLSLIGESSELINRSSEMMGKLDTAIGIIKNEITGVGTKIVEIDKAIETIDNLNTRIYETSKTIENSTNFQKIATEESTKITTSISEYATNIVEISKQISESSKSTGGIIVQLDAMAKEMTN; this is translated from the coding sequence TTGTTTGCTAAATTTTTTGCCCCAAAGAAAGCCATGACGATTTCCGATGACCTCTTCACGGAAGTGATGTTACGAAACAACAAACGGATGTTTCTTTCGTTTCTATCGATCCTTGCCCTCGCCAATGTTGCAACACTTTCCATTAAACTTGCAGGGAAAGGTTCAGATTATCTGACATACCAGAGTATCCTCATTGAGTTTGTTCTTGCTACTTCTATATTGGTTTTTGGTTTTTTACTCTCTTCTAAATTAAAAACACACTGGTCTTCTAGTTATATATCCATCACAGGGGTTACATTGTGTTTGTTGGTATTTCAATATGAAATTTATGGAGCAACTGAACTTGCTGCTACGTTTTATATTTCTTTTGTTTTAAGTGTATTATACTTCAATCGTAATGCATCTATATATAACTTTATTTTGATTATTATATCCGAAGTTGTTTTGTTCGCTTTGCGACCTGAGTTGATTCCTGGTGGGCCAAAGAGTAATATCATTGTGAGGTTTTTGATTTTTGTTTGGGTTGGGATTGGTGCCACTGTTGGGGCAACAGCAACAAGGACTCTGCTAAATTTGGCAGTTGAGAAACAAAAAGAGGCCAAAAAAGCTTTAGACAATTTGTTACATATGGCAAAAACCATTTTGAACACAATTGATATGATGAAACAACAAATTAAAAACCAAGATACAATTTCAGAAGAGCTAAAACTAATTTCGGAACATCAGGCTACTTCTCTTTCTGAAATTTCAACTTCTTTGCAAGAATTATCTTCCAAAGCAGATTCCAATAATAAAATCGCAAAATCATTGTATCATGAATCAGAAACGTCTATTCAATCAGTGAATGATCTAAAAGTCATCAATGAAACGGTACAAACTGGAACCGGTAGGATTTATAAAAACTTAGATGTTGTATTAGGTTATTCGACTGATACTTCCGAACACATTCATCTTTCGATCAATAAGTTTAATATCCTTCAGGAAAAAAGTACAGAGATTTCTGATTTTGTCTCTGTGATCAATGACATCGCAGACAAAGTAAATTTATTATCGTTAAATGCTGCCATTGAAGCAGCAAGAGCTGGTGAACATGGACGAGGTTTTGCTGTTGTTGCCGAAGAAATATCAAAGTTAGCTGATGCAACGACTAGAAACTCCAAAGAAATTTCTAAGATCATTCAGGAGAACCTTTCATTGATTGGTGAAAGTAGTGAACTGATCAATAGGTCATCGGAAATGATGGGAAAGTTGGATACAGCCATTGGCATCATTAAAAATGAAATCACGGGAGTTGGTACAAAGATTGTGGAAATTGACAAAGCAATTGAAACCATCGACAACCTCAATACCAGGATTTACGAAACAAGCAAAACCATCGAAAATTCTACGAACTTCCAAAAGATTGCGACCGAAGAATCTACAAAAATCACCACAAGCATTTCTGAATATGCGACCAATATAGTCGAAATTTCCAAACAAATATCAGAAAGTAGTAAATCTACCGGAGGGATCATTGTTCAGCTGGATGCGATGGCCAAAGAAATGACGAATTGA
- the lsa14 gene encoding adhesin Lsa14, which produces MKKNIFFGISLTFILLTQNCSGISYHASYVPSANTNPTREYATASTLYKGGLFFHKTYVPGPLGLNAEGTSEGRGCSHSVLYLFSFGDSSIETAKKNGNITKVAYLDYEQLGILGYVYHRVCVIVKGS; this is translated from the coding sequence GTGAAAAAGAACATTTTCTTTGGCATCTCACTCACATTCATATTACTAACACAAAACTGCTCTGGTATATCATACCACGCTAGTTATGTGCCAAGTGCTAACACCAACCCAACTAGGGAATACGCAACAGCTTCCACTCTTTACAAAGGTGGACTTTTCTTCCACAAAACTTATGTTCCTGGACCACTCGGACTCAATGCAGAAGGAACTTCTGAAGGAAGAGGTTGTAGCCATTCCGTTCTTTACTTGTTTTCATTCGGTGATTCATCTATCGAAACAGCAAAGAAAAATGGAAACATCACAAAAGTTGCCTACTTGGATTATGAACAACTCGGAATCTTAGGTTATGTTTACCATAGAGTTTGTGTAATTGTGAAAGGATCATAA
- a CDS encoding TRL-like family protein, which produces MKMKLVFISLLSVFLFANCAIGPTHGLLFSSTKFAGTFNPENNVKSSKEGKGCQFTILYLFSVGDAGAGSVANKNGISKIATIDHSSLSVFTGLFRNYCTIVSGE; this is translated from the coding sequence ATGAAAATGAAATTAGTATTTATCTCTCTATTAAGTGTATTTTTATTCGCAAATTGCGCTATTGGTCCAACACATGGACTTCTTTTTAGCTCTACTAAATTTGCGGGTACGTTTAACCCAGAAAACAATGTAAAGTCATCAAAAGAAGGAAAAGGATGCCAGTTTACTATCCTTTATCTTTTTAGCGTTGGTGATGCAGGCGCAGGATCTGTTGCAAACAAAAACGGAATCAGTAAAATTGCAACCATCGACCACTCTTCTTTATCTGTCTTTACCGGTTTATTCCGTAACTACTGTACAATTGTATCTGGAGAATAA
- a CDS encoding TRL domain-containing protein translates to MKYLLLSIFSLALFTNCVTTPLPGYLFSNTAQHLNGDAVGNMVTSAKVEKSGKSCSLSGLVINIFYYGSGNSIEEAAQHAGIKKIAVVDRESLTILPFGLFYRECVVVWGE, encoded by the coding sequence ATGAAATACCTTTTACTTTCAATTTTTAGTTTGGCACTTTTTACAAACTGTGTGACCACTCCACTTCCAGGTTACTTATTCTCCAACACCGCCCAACATCTAAACGGGGATGCCGTTGGGAATATGGTAACGTCTGCTAAAGTAGAAAAATCAGGAAAATCTTGCAGTCTTTCTGGTTTGGTCATAAACATTTTCTACTACGGATCAGGAAACTCTATTGAGGAAGCAGCACAACATGCAGGAATCAAAAAGATAGCTGTCGTTGATAGAGAATCTTTAACGATTTTGCCATTCGGACTCTTTTATCGCGAATGTGTAGTTGTTTGGGGGGAATAG
- the creD gene encoding cell envelope integrity protein CreD — protein sequence MSKLQTSVNLRLAILGGMVLLFIIPLVMIGSLIEERSASRNQAVVEVGEKWGSSQTIVGPILMVPYNVRIPKSGSTKEKDKWDYITDYAYFLPDELDSVVEMKTELRKRSIYEIPLYTSKMKLSGKFSPMYSSDFPLDTTYIYWEDARIILSVSDLKGLGGEMKLFWAGKEKKFLPGTRSSYLPSGLNASANLSEAGNFIPFEIQLEIKGSETFSVVPIGKKSKLVMSSDWRDPSFNGNFLPKDRSIQDDGFSAVWESSYFARSYPQVIHSMDESVLNAIVNSAYGVNLVIPVDHYLKMERSVKYGLLFIVTSFSLFFLMEVFGGVLLHPIQYILIGSAMVLFYILNLSFSEHFGFLPAYILSSLAVTGLIGYYAISVLKNKKKGVITASYYFVLYSFLYVILASEDQALLLGSLALFLVLSAVMHFTRKVDWYQFGIKKES from the coding sequence ATGAGTAAACTACAAACATCTGTTAATCTTCGTTTGGCCATTCTAGGTGGGATGGTTTTATTATTTATCATCCCACTGGTGATGATAGGTTCTTTGATAGAAGAAAGAAGTGCATCGAGAAACCAAGCCGTCGTTGAGGTTGGTGAAAAATGGGGATCTAGTCAAACTATCGTAGGTCCAATTCTTATGGTTCCATATAATGTAAGGATTCCAAAATCAGGTTCTACAAAGGAAAAAGATAAGTGGGATTACATTACAGATTATGCATATTTTTTGCCAGATGAGTTAGATTCAGTTGTAGAGATGAAAACAGAACTTCGGAAAAGAAGTATCTACGAAATTCCATTATACACAAGTAAGATGAAACTTTCTGGTAAATTTTCACCAATGTATTCTTCTGATTTTCCTTTAGATACAACATACATTTATTGGGAGGATGCTCGGATCATTCTATCTGTGTCTGATTTAAAGGGACTGGGCGGTGAAATGAAATTGTTCTGGGCGGGAAAAGAAAAAAAGTTTTTACCTGGAACCAGATCTTCTTATCTACCTTCAGGGCTCAATGCCTCGGCTAACCTTAGCGAAGCGGGAAATTTTATTCCCTTTGAAATCCAATTAGAAATCAAAGGATCGGAAACATTTTCCGTTGTTCCAATAGGAAAAAAATCTAAATTAGTAATGAGTTCTGATTGGAGAGATCCTTCTTTTAATGGAAATTTTTTACCAAAAGATCGGTCTATCCAAGATGATGGATTTTCTGCGGTATGGGAGTCATCATATTTTGCAAGATCTTATCCACAAGTGATCCACTCGATGGATGAATCTGTGTTAAATGCAATAGTAAATTCTGCTTATGGTGTGAATTTGGTTATCCCAGTGGACCATTATTTAAAAATGGAAAGATCAGTTAAGTATGGATTACTTTTTATTGTCACAAGCTTTTCCTTATTTTTTCTAATGGAAGTGTTTGGCGGCGTATTATTACATCCCATCCAATACATTTTGATTGGATCAGCTATGGTGTTGTTTTATATTTTAAACCTATCCTTTTCAGAGCACTTTGGATTTTTGCCAGCATATATTTTATCCAGTTTGGCTGTGACGGGACTCATTGGATACTATGCCATTAGTGTTTTAAAAAACAAAAAGAAAGGGGTAATCACTGCTTCTTATTATTTTGTTTTGTATTCCTTTCTGTATGTGATTTTAGCTTCTGAAGATCAGGCTTTACTTCTAGGATCGTTGGCGCTGTTTTTGGTTCTTTCCGCCGTGATGCATTTCACTCGCAAGGTGGATTGGTATCAGTTTGGGATTAAAAAGGAAAGTTAA